ttatttttttttcaattttttttttaacgtttatttatttttgagatagagacagagcatgaacaggggagggtcagagagagagggagacacagaatctgaaacaggctccagactctgagcggtcagcacaaagcccgacgcggggctcgaacccacggaccgtgagatcatgacctgagccaaagtcggacgcttaactgactgagccacccaggcgctccatcaGCCTTTTTATTAAATGACCCATGGCAACCCCTTCAATCTGGGGCCCCTCAGGAAACCCTGCTCTCTGCCATTGCATAAGGCCCACAGCCAAGAAtaggttaaacattttttcttaatgtctatttatttttgagagacagagcatgagtgggggaggggtagagagagggagacccagactccaaagcaggctctcggctctaagctgtcagcacagagcccgacgtggggctcgaacccacaaaccacgggattgtgacctgagccgaagtcacacgcttaactgactgagccacccagagacccccaggtttagcattttttaaagggatgtaaaagacagaaaaagactgTTCAACGCTGCATGTGGCAAACCCTGAAATATTTCCTATCTGGCCCTTCGCAGGGAGTGTGTTAATGCTGCTTTAATGGAAGAAATGGCTTTGTACTGTTTATATGTCACACTTCATCCCCTAGGGCAAAGGAAGTTCTGTGGTGCTGGTGAACTCATTTTATAAACCTTCCATTGCTTCCTACGTGCAAGGTACGGGATGCTCCCAGAAGGCACTGGGTGCGAGTCCTGAGCCGATGGGCACTTTCTTGGGTCTCGGATGCCAGTTGAGATGGGTGGGAGGACTCCGACTGTTAAAACTCAAAGCACATACTTGGAGGAAGAATCAGAAAGGCCACACCGTAATTTGCTGGGTTTCAGTTATTAACCAGCTGCCAGTAAACATTAGGACAAGAATTCATAATAAGGACTGGACTTCTGCTTTGTGTATAATGCCCTCCAGTCTGAGGGTGTTTATTTGTTAACAGGTGTAAGAGAACAAATGTCTAGAAAGATGCCAGGGTTCAGGTGACAgggaaaatacaaaaggaaatggGATAATTGCTTTAACTTGAACCTATTAAACTGGTTTAAAAACCTTGTGGAAATGGAAGCAATACCAATGTTTGTGAATCACGTGCGATTCATCAGACCGGTTTCTGGAAATCCATCTTAAGGAGACAATATGACACATGGCAGGAGTTACAGCCGCCCAGATGTTTCTGGCAGCGCTAGGAGAGAGCATGGGGACGAGCTGGGGTCCCAAACCACACTCGGTGGAGAACCGCCCCCATCGGCTCGCGAGGGCtttgggggtcagagagagaggataatTTAACAGGGCTGGTTCCCAGGGAAAACTTCATGCAGACGAAAATTTCTTCATCCAGATCGTTCCGTCGGGAGAATCCCCAGCCCCTGCAGCACGTGCGGTCGGGGAAACGCACCGTGGTtgtgccccaccccccgcacAGGTTCTGCGGGCCACGGTTTGCAAAGCCAGGTATCACACGGGCACAGCCGGCAGGAGAGAGAACTGTCTGCATGTCGTGGGGCGACCTCTCTGAAGCCACCACCACCGGGGAGGTGTGTGACACATCAGCGATGGCCGTGGCCCTAGgggttttccattttctccctttagGTAAGGTGGCTTTGGTACTTTTCTGATAAAACAATGCGATCAGGAGAAGCTCGCGGAGTCGCCAAGCGTCTCCCCCGGCGGTAATAAACTCGGAGGCGGATGATGACAATACTAGGGTGACAGACACGTGGAAAAGAATTCCATGCTCCACACTGTGTGCTGTAGACTCGAGGCCAGGGACCAGAATGCAGATGAAGGGAGGTGATGCCCTGGGGTCTGGGCAGAGGAACAAGGGCCATGTGAGAACAGAGCAAACCACGGCTGGGACACCAGCGGGTAGACAGACTTCTGCCCTGACAAACGGACGCACCTCCCACCTCCGCTCTCGTGGTCTGGTGTAACCTCACCTCCACTGGTCTCCGAGCAGACAGTTCACCTCGTCTCCGCAGGGTGTGAGTGCaaacacacagcctgacacacACCGCTTACGCCCCGAGGCGTGAGCAACGTTATCCCGAGCCCTGGCAGACCCAGAAACCCTTCGTAGCAGAGGAGTCCGGAGTCCGCCGCAGCCATCCGGGGGCGGAGCTGCTGATGGGCCCCACAAAactgtaacccccccccccatcccgccTGAGTTTACATCAAACACCGAATTCTGGTGAACGAAAAGGATTCCATTCCCTCTCTAACAATAAAGTGCTAGAACCTAATGTTTTAGTCTCTTTGCAGAACAGGAGATAAAATCAGTGAAACCCTATCTTCGACGATCAGAAGCTAGGTCTACCAAATCAGAAGTCCTCAGCACACgtatgggcacctggctggaaaGCAGACGGACGTTAAACTGACCAGGGACTCGGCACAGCGGACACACGCTGATGGAAAGCCCCTACGGCTCTCTAATGCTACGATCTGTGCGGCGGACCCCAGCTTTATAAAGAGAGGAAAACCCCTTGTGCACAGACGTTTCTGATGCCCGTCGAACCAATGGTCAGAGCAGGGTCGCTAGCTCAGGGTTCACCGTACGAGGGACACCGATCACACACGAGGCCTCACGACCGGGGCGGATTTTATTTCTGTAGCCCAGACAACGGGAAGTTACTCTCTGAAGGGGGCGCTCAGTGGCGAGGGGACTCCCGTCCTGACGAGGGCTGGGGCATCCTGAACTGGGACAGGTCCAGGTTGAGGTCTAAGAAGGTGTACGGGGTATAGTCGTGGTGCTGCAGGTTCTTGTAGGTGGCGTCGTCCAGTGGCTCCGAGGCGCTGGCGGCTTGAGCGGACTCTGTGGGGGGAAACGCAAGGCCCGTGAGAACGTGGGACGGGCGGCGTTCCCGCGGGGCTCAGCTCTCAGACACCGCGCACCCCGCATCCTGAGATAAACTGTCTAACTAGGGAAGCCGGTGAAAGCTACAGGATCCTCAGACGCAAAATAAAGGAATCAGCCGAAGACGTACTCTAAACCTCGCAGCCGCGGCGGTGGGAGCCGCTGGTTCTTACGAGGCGTCTGAACAGCCTACTCTGTACGCTCCCCGGCCCGTGCCGCGCAGAGCTGTGAAAATGCCTACGACAAGGATGCAGGGACTTTCAGGACTTGAGGGTGCAAGAGAGACAAGCAGATCTACAGGAGTAGGAATAAACTatttgcagaaaaaaattttcaaaagcagaagCCAGGTGAGCCCTCTAAGTCTCTGGATACACGAAACTAGACTCTGTCTGAACAACGTAACAAAGTTAAGGGGAACTGTAAGTGAGATGCaaagttttcaactttttttgaaaaagctgCTGGAATACTTTTGATTCAGGCTAAAACGTACAAGCTAAGTTGTATTTCTTGACGTGGAAAAAGGACATTGGGTGATCTAAAACTCAAAGTGCACAGCTGAAGCAAAAGAACGCAGCTCTCCTGCCCTGGGACGTCCGCGCAAGGGCACACGGCGGAGCCTGCCGGGAGGCCCCTGCACGGCTACCCAGGCTGCGCAGGAAATCATCTAAGCACACCTTCCACCATTTGAATTCACACCCAAAGCTCTGTCTGTCATGTCTTCGGCTGTGTTAAACAAAAACGAGGACTCATGCAGAGCTGACACCTTCCCGATCTCGAGCAGAGAGACTCCCCACGTGGTGCAGGCACAATGGCGGATGCAGGGAAGGTGTTAGCCGGAGGGAAACGTAGGCGCAGGGACCTCGGGGCAGGAACCCGAGCAGAGGACTGCTCAGCGACACCACACGGGGGCTGTGCTCCTGGGCGGCCTCCTTACCCCCCAAAGGGCAAAGGGAGTGCGAGAAAAACAACAATGGTTTGCTGTCGTCCTCCTAAGTTTTGGTTTTCATCTCCAATTTGTAGCATCAGGAACTGCATCCTCCAAGTCTGGACAAGGCTGGCACTTTGTGTATTAACGAAAGACGGAGAAAacggaagaaagaaaacacacaaattctGTCAACGGAACGCAACCGATAACGATTAGCACATAATGGACATCAGGCAAAGGCGGAGGCTTTAGGAAGACTAAGGAGCAAGTAAGAAGGGGCCGGGTTTGTTAGCAACGCAGCATTTTACAGACACTCTGCGGGGCCCGGCTCTGAACCCGGGGACGGCCCTGCCGGCTTCGCCACGACTGCCTGCAGCATGTGCCTTCATAACGTTAGATGCACAAGTCGGGAGCATAATAGGAATAAAACCCTAAAAATCTGTGATAGCAAATAGCCCTTCATAAAAATTCaatatggaaaaacaaagcagCCCATTGAGTTTTTGGGTAAATCAGAGAAGGAAACGTCACCCAGCGGAAAGAAGACTAAAGCCGCCCTGTGTCACTTACTGCGGGACTTCCCAAAATGCGTATTTCCCCTCCGGTCTAAGAAACCTAAAAGCAACACCCCTCGTATCCCCCCATACCCCACGCCAGGGGTAAGCACGGCTCTTCGCTGTGGGAGTGAATCAGGACCCCCTTCCCGCTGACCAGAGGCCCTGCGAGCCCATGGACACCTTCCAAAGCGAAGGGGGCCGTGAAACCACTAGAGCTGAAACATCACCCTGGCCGTGGGACAGCCAGGAGGGCCAAGCGCACGCTGTTTCACCACAAAATAAACAGGAAACGCCCCAGGGATGCCGCGCACAAGGCGTGGGTCCCTCAGGAGCCCGGCCCAGTCCTCTGCCCGCCGGAGGCCGCGCTGCAGGTGCCTGACTACCTGGACCCCTCCTCGGGGCGCACAGGCCTCCGAAGGCCCACCACCCGCCCGGGAAAGCAGGGCTCTCGAGGGCGCAAGTGAAGGTATACCCTGGGTGCTGTCCGGCCCTCCTGGAGGGGCAGGGTCTTCCGCCATCCCGGCCCCGCCCTCAGGCTCTGGGCCCGAGGCCTTGTCCTGGAAATCGCCTTCGCTAGGAGCAGGAACCGGCTTCAAACTTCGGACTGGCGCCTGACCTTCCAGGGTCTCTCCCGCGGCCTTCAGGGCTCCCTCTATCACCTGCGCCCCCAAATTTACTTTGCTGAACAGGGGAAAAGCCACCTCCCCACCACGCTCTGCTGCGTGTCGGCCCCGGTGTCTCTCGCTGGCCTCAGGAGCGGCTGGCGGCGGTCTTGCTGTCCCGGTTCTTTCCCGCCACTGAACGGGCGCCTGGCCGCCGGCCGGCTGTGTAGACAATCCTGACTCTGTCTGAGCAGGCGGGACTTCTTCGACTTTAGGCAGCCTTTGGCCTTCTTTATCGGTTTCACTTGATCTAACGATTTTCTGGAATTGCTTTTCCTTGACGTTTTGTTTCATAAACTCTTTATCTGCTGGTGACTTGGGTGTTGTGGTTTTGCGTTTTGTGTCTTTTCTGTCCTCTGGCGGCTTGATGGTGCCCCCTTTCTTCTTGGCCGGACGGGGCCTCTCGGGAGGGGGGACATCTGGCTGCGAGCGGGGCTGCTCTTTGGCGGCTACTGCAACTCTGGGGGCTCCATCTTCGAGGGGGCGGGACGCCTGCGGTCTGGGaggccctcctctgcccctgctcgTCCCCTGGGGGTCAGCTGTGgagctctccccctccccctcggaGTCGGAATCGGAGGAGCTGGACGAAGAGGACGATGAAGATGAAccatctcccctgctctccctaaGAGCTTTTGCATCCGTGCCCTGCTTCCTGAGTGGAGACGGAACTTTCTGAGGCGTCTCTACGACAGTCTTTCGCGACCGGAACTCTGGAGCCCCTTCGGCTGTGAATAGCATGCTGCCttcggggccggggccggggccagcTACCAGCCCGCCCGGACTCACAACTGACGGGTGAGCACGGGGTGAAGACAAGTTTTTAGACAATTCGGCTGCTGTTGGGGTGGCTACGAGTTGGCCCCTCTCCTTTGGTTCCACTACATCTAGGAAATGGCATAAAGAGGAACGTTATTCTCAATATTTTGTACAACAATCCAAATTCATAAGTCACAGACGGCTCGTTAAATAAGAACTTGCTATTGTAATATCTTCAATGTAATCATCCTAAGGAATGTTCCATGGGAACTCACTCTTAGGTCAAAGTCAAGCCGCCTGAGAGAGAACAGTAAGAAATGTAGGTCATTCCTTTGCAGCTGAAAAATTAACAAGCAGCTGTTTTTACCAACAGGAGTAACAAACTTGTCTCCGCTTCTCACAATGCCAAATTCTTTGATGCTCATTTTTAAACGACTACTTCACCCAAAGTTCAAATCGTTAAACCACAAAGATATTTTCCAACAACCACTGCAAGCTTTACAAATGTGTACTTTCTTAAATCTTTAAGAAAACTGATGCCTCTCGAATATTAAAGAAGTTATCCACGCTGGACGAACCTGAACTTTCTGAAAACCCAGAAAGCACAACTAGAGACAAGAACCTGGTTTGGGTTTGGGTCCGCACACACACGTGTTTAAGTGTTGCAGGGTACCGGGAAGAGGATAATGTCGTTCAAATCAAGGTGCCCTAAGGAGGAGAAAAGCCCTTCAAAATCAGAAGTCATTCGGGGATCTCCTCGGCCAAAGGCAAGTATTACATGACcaaaagaatctaaaataaattGATAACGAGATATATATACATGAACAACAGGTTTTAAggtgtaaaaaaaggaaaagggctaaaaaaaacctttatatttcATAGcatcaattattaaaaaaataacattgcacAGTAAGTTGATTAGAACTAACTTCATTCAGTTTTCTCAGGTGGTAAACCCTTTCTAACCCtgcagatttaaagaaaaatataagacaagtttttataaattaaaattactttccaAATCTAAAGCCGAAATTACACACATTACAGACGAGCAAATTCTAAATGCAGAGACTTCACTTTCAAGTCTAGGGGGTCTGTCTACTTTATACTGAAAAGATCTGAATCCTGCTTCTctcaagtgggaaaaaaaaacgTATTCCTAAGATCACCATCTTACCCGTATCCAAAAAGGGTTCTAACTGGTTTCTGAGCTCAGGGACCTACCCATGATAGATTGACAGAAAATGACCCAAGAAACCCGAGGAAACACCAAAAATCAGAAATGGGCCGGAGAGGAAACCGGGCGGTGCGAAAGGGCTTGACCGGGCAGCCAGAGCAGAGGGGACTGTTTACATCTGTcacctccaccccctccaccccctccgtCAGCACCTTCACCCCTACCTCCTCCATGCCACGTCGGAAGCTGTGGCTACGTGCCAGCCCAGAACCTGCCCTCCGCATGCTAGGCGGGTGCTGACCTAACTTCAGGACTCTCACAGAGCCCCAGGGTCACGTGAAACCTCAAAATGAGGCAAAGGAATGTAGGCACACTTGAacgctctgctctgtctctgtaaaGCATACCTGAATCAGCTCAGCGGTTCCTAGCAGGCCGTGCCCGCCGCTGTGCCCGCTCACCTGTACCATGCACCACGTTTACGCTGGGCATGAATGCTCCAAGTatgaaaaatgaactaaaaataagGTGTCTCTTACATGGGCTGTTTTGAATAGAAAAATTACAATTCCTGAATCTTCCAAAGTGTGTGGTGGAGATTTAAAAACTGCAAATAAGTGATCGGAACTACGTTACAGGCTGAGTTATCACCCACtgacaatggaaagaaaacttcataTGGGACTAAcgtttaaaaattctctttgaagAGGAAATTCCTATTATACGACATAAGAGCATTTTCATTATTCATGCTAAGTTACTGGGAGAATTCCAGGGAAAGGCCACTGgaccaaaacaaaaatgcattctCCTTTAATTGAGAGTCAATTTCTGGCCCAGTGCAGCACGGGCCCAGcaaccgcccccccacccccgcgacCCCCGAAGGAAACTGCCACATGGCTGGGAGCCACCACCGGCAGCTGCTGTTGCAGGGTGCAGGGCGCAGGGCGCAGACCGAGTGTGGCCCCGCCGTGAGGTGCAGAATGACGTCACCTGGGAAACAGCACTATCACCTAGAGGAACGAGGGCTCGCACGTTGACCTCGCCTGCTGGTTTTGACAAAGTCGCACACTTTTGGCCAGAGCGGGACGCCCACATACTGTTTTAGTTTGATACTGACCTCCCTCGAGAAACAAATCTACGAAAACACGAAACCACCTAGGGAAGGCTGGCCACGCAGGCACATCTCACAGCACAAGACGGCGACCTCCGGGGCTGTGTCTACTCTGGCGGAGAGCGGATAAATGACCACGGCCCGTGCACGGTAAAGGCGCACAAACACTGGTCACCGTGCAGACGGAGAAGCCGTACTGcgtctccacctcctctccaacTGAACTTAGCTGCACTTCCCAGGTCTCTTTTCTGCTGGGGCGAAAAGTGAGGCCATGACCTGCACGTTTTTGGTGGTCTCCCTAACACAGGCACAAATGACGATGGTGTTTGAAATGGATTAGCCACCTTAGTATTCTTccagatcttggggcacctgggtggctcagtcagctgggcgtctgactttggctcaggtcatgatctcgtggtttgtgggttcgagccccatgtcaggctctgtgctgacagctgagccgagatcctgcttcagattctgtgtctccctctctttcgacccctcccctgctcacactctgtctctctctctctctcaaaaataaacatttaaaaaaaaaaaaaaaaattctggggcgcctgggtggttcagttggtcaagcatccgactttggctcaggtcacaatcttgcagtttttgagtttgagccccgcgtcgggctctgtgctgacagctcagagcccgcttccgattctgtgtctccctctctctctgccgcttctctgttcacgctctgtctctcaataataaataaacgttaaaaaaaaaaaaagttaaaaaattcttCCAGATCTCGTCACTGGGTCACAAAACCAATCTCGGAACCAAAGCACATTTCGACACAACAGGAAGGAGCACAGTTACTCAAATTTTATGTGAACTAAAACTCTTTTACATGTATAGGACTATAGAGTTGCTTGTCTGCTTGCTTGTCTGAGGACTGAGACTTTCTCAGAGGCAAGACAGCACggagaagaaaactacagatggTGGGGCCTTCCTGCCCGGGTTTACATCCGGCCGCACTACTAACACACGAGTGGCCTTGGGCAGCTCACaggcctcttccctcctccactctcatcTAAGGCAGGGAGACGAGTACCGCCTGCTCACGGGTTCTGAGGACCAGACGGCACAACGTGTGCCGGGCACTGCTGCTTAGAAGTAAACACGACAAATCCCTATTTCCAGAGATTCCTCACCTTTCAGACTGAAATGAGGACTTCCGGAAAGACCCTTGAAAAGGCGGCACAGGAGTCTTTAGTCAATGACTTAGTACTGACTGTTGCCATAGTGACTGGACTGAGCGGACCGTCTGGAGGGGCACCTGTGAGGAGACCCTGGGCCCTGACATCTGCGTTGGTGGCTCTCCTCAGGAAGGAAGCACTACAAGAAgctggagtcccagaaggaatAGGGCAGAACGTCGTCTGGAACCCCGGGGTCCTGCCTCTGAGGCAGGCACTTTGCCTAGAGATGGGACCCCAAGGGTGAGCGCACAGGGCCAGATCTGCATGCGGGAAACTTCCGTTAAAGCTCCCAAAGCCAGGGAGAGCAGACAGGGCTTTAACCTGGGGCGTTAATGGGCCAGCAGCAGGCAGAAAGCATTTTTCGCTTGACCAGTCTCACGAGCGCGGACATCTCTGGCAAACACTGAGGCCTATACATGTCGgtttagaaattctttttcttcatacaGGGATTATAAGTACTTTTAGATTACACACAGATCTCACACGCATTAAAGACAGCGTAGTTCGCAATACTGTCTTCCCACCTGAAAGCACTCTACACTCAATCGACACCGCACACCCATATGCCCCTCACAGGGGCCTAGCAAGGCCTGCGTGCTGACCCCACTCAGGCGGGGAGGAACCTCATCCAGACTGATGACTGATGAACAAACTACACAGGCCCAGGGCCAACTCCTAGGTCAATGTTCCCTGCTCATAACTGCGCCTAAAACTGTTACATAAACAAGCACCCTATTCTACTCACACATAGAAGCATGTTTAAGAAAGGAtcttcgggggcgcctgggtggctcagtcggtaaagcgtccgacttcagctcaggtcgtgatctcacggtctgtgggttcaagccctacatcgggctctgtgctgacagctcagagcctggaggctccttcggatgctgtgtctccctctctctgtgcccccctctcccccgctcgagctctgtctctctcaaaaatatataaacactggggcgccagggtggctcagtcagttaaacatctgacttcagctcaggtcatgatctcacacttcatgggttcaagccccacatcaggctctgtgctgacagctcggagcctgcagcttgcttcggattctatgtctccctctctctgttcctcccccactcacactctgtctctctctctctctctcaaaaataaagattaaaaaaattttaaatatatatataaacattaaaaaaaggggggggaatcTGACTCTgccacaatattttaaaatccattaagtCAGTTTCATAAACCTATGATGTAGGATTGCAGATACAAGACTAAGATTCACCAAAGGCATCAATAACATTAGTAATGAGATTCACTAATCATCAGTAAACACTGAAAGAATGTCAGAAATGTGCATGTGTAATGCAGAATTTAACTGACATTCTGGCTGTTCgcattagttttttaaattatatttattttttgagaaagcatgtgcgagagagagagagagagcgcgcgctgGGGAgggtaaagagaaagggagagaggaatccCAGGAGAGAGGAATCCCAATCGGGCTCCATttcatcagcgcagagcccaacatggggctcaaactcacgaattgcgagatcac
The Panthera tigris isolate Pti1 chromosome C2, P.tigris_Pti1_mat1.1, whole genome shotgun sequence genome window above contains:
- the NDUFV3 gene encoding NADH dehydrogenase [ubiquinone] flavoprotein 3, mitochondrial isoform X2, producing the protein MLLDARVFRGLAPSVSLSAESGKSEKGLPPNPKKQSPPKNVVEPKERGQLVATPTAAELSKNLSSPRAHPSVVSPGGLVAGPGPGPEGSMLFTAEGAPEFRSRKTVVETPQKVPSPLRKQGTDAKALRESRGDGSSSSSSSSSSSDSDSEGEGESSTADPQGTSRGRGGPPRPQASRPLEDGAPRVAVAAKEQPRSQPDVPPPERPRPAKKKGGTIKPPEDRKDTKRKTTTPKSPADKEFMKQNVKEKQFQKIVRSSETDKEGQRLPKVEEVPPAQTESGLSTQPAGGQAPVQWRERTGTARPPPAAPEASERHRGRHAAERGGEVAFPLFSKVNLGAQVIEGALKAAGETLEGQAPVRSLKPVPAPSEGDFQDKASGPEPEGGAGMAEDPAPPGGPDSTQESAQAASASEPLDDATYKNLQHHDYTPYTFLDLNLDLSQFRMPQPSSGRESPRH
- the NDUFV3 gene encoding NADH dehydrogenase [ubiquinone] flavoprotein 3, mitochondrial isoform X1 — its product is MAASLLLRQGRSGAMKTMLLDARVFRGLAPSVSLSAESGKSEKGLPPNPKKQSPPKNVVEPKERGQLVATPTAAELSKNLSSPRAHPSVVSPGGLVAGPGPGPEGSMLFTAEGAPEFRSRKTVVETPQKVPSPLRKQGTDAKALRESRGDGSSSSSSSSSSSDSDSEGEGESSTADPQGTSRGRGGPPRPQASRPLEDGAPRVAVAAKEQPRSQPDVPPPERPRPAKKKGGTIKPPEDRKDTKRKTTTPKSPADKEFMKQNVKEKQFQKIVRSSETDKEGQRLPKVEEVPPAQTESGLSTQPAGGQAPVQWRERTGTARPPPAAPEASERHRGRHAAERGGEVAFPLFSKVNLGAQVIEGALKAAGETLEGQAPVRSLKPVPAPSEGDFQDKASGPEPEGGAGMAEDPAPPGGPDSTQESAQAASASEPLDDATYKNLQHHDYTPYTFLDLNLDLSQFRMPQPSSGRESPRH